The following nucleotide sequence is from Flavobacterium sp. N1736.
CATTAGACCAATCGAGAAGATTTTCTACAGTTGTTATTACTTTAAATGGTCTCGAATTATTGGGGTGGCTTCTGCATTTTGAAATTGTTTCATCAAAAAAAGGTTCAGCATATTTTATATCTGCCAGATAAATCCATTCAAAATAAACTTTGTTATCTTTTTCTATCAACTTATACGGAATCCAATTTGCAAGAGGATGATTTATATTTTCCATTTTTTTGTTTTATTCTGCTAATAAATTGGCTATAATTTTTGCTCCGGCTTCTGATGGATTTAGAGAAAGTTCTGCAATAATCTGTTGTTTCATTTCATCTGAATACGGAGCTTCCTGATGAGTGTAATTAATATCAAAACCCATTTCTGCAAATAATTTATCAGACCAATCATTTCTTATACAATCAAGCGTAAGATGAATACGCGGTTCTGTACTTTTATTTGCTACGCTATGCGGAAGTTGAAAATTGGCGTACCAACATTCACCCATTTTCATGGGAACGAGTTTTTTATCCACATAAAAAAACACCTCAGGATTCGTAATAATTGGAATATGAATTCTAAAAAACCCATCTTCATAAGAAGTGTCATTATCTACATGTTCCTTTATTTCGCTTCCGCCTCCTAATCTAAGCAATCGTACCGCTTCTTTTTCGCATTCGAACCAATCCATAATTTCCTTAAAATAAGGGCAGCGATCCAGCAAATCAGTATTTTTATATTCGGCATTTGCAAAAGAGGTAATGTCATTTATTAAACCAGACTGCGATCTTAAAGAAACACTTGTCCAATTGCCTTCGTAACGATTGGTATTAAAATGAGGCGTCCATAGATTATCTTCGCATATTGCGAGTTCTTTTTGTAATTTATCTATTGAAAAGGAAATCGGAAGTTTGCTGGAAGAGGGATTCATAAGTTTTTAAAATTAGATTAGGCCAAACCGGATATATTGTCAATAATAAAATTATAAAGTTTATTAGTCGAGAAAGGAATGGTTTCAAAATCGGTTTTTAATACTAAATCTGCACTTGACGGAATTTCAAAAACATCGCTTATTCCTGTAAAATTATTTATTTTATTGATATCATTATCAGGCAGTAATGCTTTTTTATACAATCCTTTCGGATCTCTTTTAATCAAATTATTAATCGAACAATCGAGAAATACGGTTCTGACAAATTCATGCGATCTCAATTCATTTCTCAGGTTTTCGTATGGATTTATTACGGACATCAAAACAATTGTTTCTTCTCCGATAAAATTTCGCCCAACATTAAAAAGACGTCTGACATTTTCGCATCTGTCATCTTTAGAAAATCCTAAATCTTTACAAATCGTTTTTCTGTAAACATCGCCATCAATTATTTCGGCTTTATACCCATTTTCAATCAACAAATGCCGAACATTTTCTGCCAATGTTGTTTTTCCTGAACCTGATAATCCTGTAAATTGTATCAAAATCATTGCGAATTTTCTTTTGTTTTTTTAACCTTAAAACTAAATAATTTGTAGGAATGAAACAATAAGTATAAATACCCTTTTATTAGGTACGCAACAAATTGATAGTTATTGCGTACCTACGGCACGCTAAATTTATTTCAATTCTTATTTTCTACCAATATTTAGTACCTAAAGGCACAAAATATAAGCTTTCGCAGTTTGATTGGTATAAATCATTATTTTTATCTTTTAATTGTATAAAATGAAAAAGAAACTTGTTGTATTAACGGGAGCCGGAATTAGTGCCGAAAGTGGAATTAAAACTTTTCGCGACAGTGATGGTTTATGGGAAGGTCATGATGTGATGGAAGTTGCAACGCCCGAAGGCTGGCGAAAAAATCAGGAATTGGTTTTGGACTTTTATAACAAAAGACGCCAGCAGCTTAAAGAAGTTGAACCCAATTTAGGTCATAAAATTTTAGCCGAATTAGAACAGGATTTTGATGTGCATATTATTACCCAAAATGTTGATGATTTGCACGAACGCGCCGGAAGTACAAAAGTTTTGCATTTGCACGGGGAATTACTAAAAGTAAGAAGTACCAAAAATCGTAATTTAATTCTTGATTGGAAAGACGATTTATATACTGGAGATTTTGATGAAGACGGACATCAGTTACGCCCACATATTGTTTGGTTTGGCGAAGAAGTTCCTGCGCTCGAAGAAGCAATCGCCATTACAGAAACTGCTGATTATTTTGCCGTTATCGGGACTTCGTTACAAGTATATCCCGCGGCTGGATTAATTTCATATACCTATAGTATTACGCCGGTTTTTTATATTGATCCAAAACCAATTGCGATACCAAATATTCGAAATAAAGTTGAAGTTATCGCCAAAGTTGCCTCTGAAGGTGTAGCGGAATTAAGGGAACGATTAAAATCAAACAGTAATTTTGCAGATTTACACTAATTCAAAGAGCATTTTTCGCAGAGATTAGTCAAATTACTGTTTAATCTTTTGTCTATTTTAATCCGCAAATTCTGTTTATATTTGCACCTTTCGAACAAACAACATAACAATGACTACTTTAAACGAATTGAATGCTATATCGCCAATTGACGGAAGATATAGAAGTAAGACCCTTTCATTAGCCTCTTTTTTCTCTGAAGAAGCTTTAATCAAATACCGTGTATTAGTTGAAATTGAATATTTTATCGCTTTGTGCGAAGTTCCTTTGCCACAACTTGCAGACGTAAATCCAAATTTATTTGAGAGTTTACGTAACATCTATAAAAATTTCTCTACTCAAGATGCGCTTTGGATAAAAGAAACAGAAAAAGTAACCAACCACGACGTAAAAGCGGTTGAATATTTTATTAAAGATGCTTTTGAAAAATTAGGCTTATCTCAATATAAAGAGTTCATTCACTTTGGTTTAACGTCTCAGGATATTAACAATACTGCAATTCCGCTTTCTACAAAAGAAGCTTTTGAGCAGGTTTATATGCCATCTTTAATTACTTTAATTTCTAAACTAAAAGAATTAAGTGTTGAATGGAAAGATATTCCGATGTTGGCACGTACGCACGGACAACCGGCTTCTCCTACTCGTTTGGGTAAAGAAATTTTGGTTTTTGTAGAGCGTCTTGAAGAGCAAATGCGTTTGTTATTCAACATTCCGTTTGCTGCTAAATTTGGTGGAGCAACAGGAAACTACAACGCACATCATGTTGCATATCCGCAAATTGACTGGAAACAATTTGGTAGTAAATTTGTAGAAACAGATCTTGGTTTACACCACTCTTTTCCAACAACTCAAATTGAACATTACGATCATTTTGCAGCATTTTTTGATGCTTTAAAAAGAATCAACAATATTGTTATCGATTTAGATCGCGATATCTGGACGTATGTTTCAATGGATTATTTTAAACAAAAAATCAAAGCCGGAGAAATTGGATCTTCTGCAATGCCACATAAAGTAAATCCTATTGATTTTGAAAATTCAGAAGGAAACTTAGGAATTGCAAATGCTATTTTTGAGCATTTGGCAGCTAAATTACCTGTGTCAAGATTACAGCGTGATTTAACGGATAGTACGGTTTTGCGTAATATTGGTGTTCCGATAGGACATACAATTATTGCTTTTGAAGCTTCTTTAAAAGGTTTAAACAAATTATTGCTGAACGAAGCTAAATTTGCCGAAGATTTAGAGAAAAACTGGGCAGTTGTTGCCGAGGCTATTCAAACGATTTTACGTCGTGAAGCGTATCCAAATCCTTATGAAGCTTTGAAAGGTTTAACCAGAACCAATGAAGCAATTGACAAAAATGCAATCCACAATTTTATTGCGACTTTAGAGGTTTCTGATGCCGTTCGTGCAGAATTAATGCAAATAACTCCTGCTAATTACACAGGAATTTAGATAAAACGTAAAATATTTTACCAAAAAAAGCTATCTTTATCGATAGCTTTTTTTATTGTCTATAAACTCTATTGGGAAACTAGCCCAAATCTAATAAAAGCCTTTTGCAAAAAAAACTTGTTTTTAGGTAAAGCCTGAAACAAAAAACCGGACTAGCTCCTGAACAAAACACCAACTTATGATTGCCTTAAACGCCGCTGCTGAAGCTACACACCACTTGAGACCTTTAATTAGTGATTTGGGATTAATCCTGATTACTGCCGGAATTGCTGTGCTTCTTTTTAAAAAAATGAAACAGCCTTTGGTTCTGGGTTATTTAATCGCAGGTTTTTTAGCGGGAAACCATTTTGACTTTTTCCCGTCTATAACCGAAATGAAAAGTGTGGAGGTTTGGGCAGAAATTGGTGTAATCATTTTATTATTTAGTTTAGGACTCGAATTTAGTTTTAAAAAACTGATGAAAGTAGGCGGTACAGCCTCAATTACGGCGATTACCCAAATAATTACGATGGTTATAATTGGTTATTTCGTTGGTCAATGGATGGGCTGGGGTTCTATGGACAGTATTTTTCTTGGTGTAATAATATCAATTTCCTCAACAACAATTATTTTAAAAACGTTTGACGAACTGGGTGTTAAAGCACAAAAATTTGCCGGAATCGTTATTGGTTCGCTAATCGTTCAGGATATTGTAGCTATTTTAATGATGGTTTTACTTTCGACAATTGCCGTAAGTCAGCAATTTTCAGGAAGTGAATTGATGATGTCTGTTTTAAAATTAATTTTCTTTCTGACAGCCTGGTTTGTGGGCGGAATCTTTTTTATACCTACAATCCTTAAAAAAACAAAACATTTACTAACTGATGAGATGCTGCTTATTATTTCGCTTGCATTGTGTTTAATGATGGTAAGTTTTGCAGCAAATGTTGGATTTTCTCCCGCTTTGGGCGCTTTTATTATGGGATCTATTATTGCCGAAACTACACAGGCAGAACATATTGAACACTTAATAAAACCGGTAAAAGATTTATTTGGTGCCATATTTTTTGTGTCAGTTGGCATGTTAATCGATCCGGAAATGCTGTACACGCACGCGCTTCCGGTTGCAATTTTAACTGTTGTAACTATTATTGGTCAGTCTGTTAGCTCTACAATTGGCGCTTTACTTGCCGGACAGCCGCTTAAACAGTCTGTACAAACAGGAATGAGTTTATCGCAAATTGGTGAATTCTCGTTTATTATCGCAACTCTGGGAATGACATTAAACGTTACGAGTTCGTTTTTATATCCAATTGTTGTGGCGGTTTCGGCAGTAACAACATTTACAACTCCGTTTATGGTAAAATATGCAGTGCCTTTTTCTAATTTTCTGGAAAGAAAAATGCCTAAAAAATGGATTAAAAACATTAATCGATATAGTGTAAATGCGCAGGCAATAAAAGCAGTAAGTACCTGGCAAAAAGTTCTGAAAGCCTACATTTTGCAAATTGTAGTACACACGATTATTATTGCTGCCGTAATTTTATTATCATCAAAATTTGTAGCGCCTTTGGTAGCCGATACAAGATTTGGAAACACGCTCGCAGCATTAATAACATTAGTTATAATTGCTCCTTTTTTATGGGCACTTTCCTTGCGACGTGTTGCAGTAGAAGAAGTCGAATTATTATGGGAAGAACGTAAATATCGCGGCGCGCTATTAATGTTAATTTTAATAAGAATGAGCCTTGGTTTATTCTTCATTGGTTTTTTATTAAACATATTCTTCTCTCCGTTAGTTGCTTTTGTTGCCCTGATCATTGCAATTGTGGTATATCAAATATTTCCAAAAAAACTAAACGAGCAATACCACAGAATTGAAAGTCACTTTTTGAAAAATTTAAACGATCGTGAAAACAAAAAAATCGACAGACGTTATGCTAATTTAATGCCTTGGGATGGTCACATGTCGTTTTTCGATATAGGAAAAGAATCAAACTTAGCCGGAAAAACATTGCAGGAATTGCGTATTCGCGAACAAATGGGAATCAATATTGCGTATATAAAACGTGGTGAAGTAACAATCCCTATTCCAACCAAAACTGAACGTTTGTTTCCCGGTGATGAAATTTGTGTTATTGGTACTGATGCTCAGGTTACTGAATTTAATAAGTATTTAAATCAAAATGAAACCGAAGCTGCAAAAGCCGTAGAAGAATCTCAAATTGTTTTACGTCAGCTGGAAGTTTCTGATGAAGAATTTATACAGAAAAGTATCGGACAATTTAGAACTAAAACCAACGGAATGGTGGTGGGAATTGAACGAAACGGAAATCGTATTTTAAACCCTGAATCTCATTTAACTTTAGAAAAAAATGATATTCTTTGGGTCGTCGGAGATAAAAAACGAATGAACGAATTAATTAGAAAATAGTTCTTTTTAAAGCTTCTAAGATGCTAATTTTCTAAGTTACTGAGTTTTTTTCTTCAGTAATATATCTTAGAAACTTAGCAACTTAGTAACTCAGTATCTTAGCAACTTATTTATTAGGTTGCGGTGTCATACGTAAATACGGTTTTATAGGTGTATGCCCTTTTGGAAATTTTGCCGCAATATCACTATCCGGAACCGCTGGCGTAATGACTACGTCTTCGCCATCTTTCCAGTTTGCAGGTGTTGCAACGCTGTAATTAGCCGTTAATTGCAAACTATCAATAACACGAAGTAATTCTTCAAAATTTCTTCCTGTAGAAGCCGGATAAGTCAAAGTAAGTTTGATTTTTTTATCAGGACCAATTACGAAAACAGAACGCACTGTAAATTTTTCGCTCGCATTTGGATGAAGCATATCATACAAAGTTGCTATCTTTTTATCTTCATCAGCAATAATTGGAAAATTGACTTCTGTATTTTGAGTTTCGTTGATGTCTTTGATCCACTCTTTATGTGATTCTAAACCATCAACACTCAAAGCAATAACCTTCGTATCTCTTTTTGTAAATTCAGGAAGATAGTTTGCCACAGTTCCTAATTCAGTTGTACATACAGGAGTAAAATCTGCCGGATGCGAAAATAAAACACCCCAGGAATCTCCTAACCATTCATGAAAACTAATTGGTCCTTGTGTGGTCTCTGCCTGAAAATCCGGAGCTATATCGCCTAATCTTAATGTTGACATAATTTAATTTTTTAGTTCATCTAAAATTAACTAAAAAATGAATAAAGAAAACATCTAATATTTAAAAATAAGTTAAAATTCTATCTTTTCTATCTAATTACTATTCTAATCTAAATAAACTGTACCACAAAGTACCAAATAGCAAGGGTTACGAACGAAATCGGGATTCCAAAACCAATCATCATACTGCTTAATTTTGGCTTTAAACCATAAGTCGAAGCCAGAATTGCACCTGTAATCATCGGTGCCATCGCAATTTCGATAATTGTTATTTTTATGGCTTCAGAATGCTGGTTAAAAACAAACACATATAAAACAAAAATGATCAGCGGCGTGACAATAAGCCGGAAGAAAAGTCCGAGTTGTAAAAATTTCCAATGACGGCTTTTTCGATCAAAACTCAGCTGTAATCCAACTGAAAATAAAGCCAGCGGTGTAACCAGACTTCCTAATTTTAATAGAACAGACTGAACATTCAAATCTAAAGCATATTGAAAAACGTTTAATAAACAAGCTACTACAAAGGTGAGAAACGGTGGAAAAAGAATTATTTTTTTGAAAATACTCAATGCATCCGGACTTCCTTTTGAATAAAAAGCTGCAACAAAAACGCCCAAAGTCGAAACCACAACAAACGTTCCTGGCTGATCTACCAAAACTGCGGTTTCTAAACCTTTTTTTCCAAACAAAGCTTCTACAATTGGATAACCAAGAAATGAAGAATTACTTAATCCGGCTGTCAAAACCAAACAGCCAATGAGTTTATTTGACCAACCCAATCTTCTTCCTAAAAAATGGAAAAATAAAAAAGCCAGTAAAAAACTAATCCACCCCGCTCCTATCGGAAACAATAATTCATTGCTCCATTTTATCTTTGGAATATGATATAAAGTGATGGCAGGAAGACATAAATAAATGACAATTTTATTGATGTTTTTGTAAATATGAGTCGGAAACCGCTTTACATTCTGCAAAAGCAATCCTAAAAACAAAAAGAAGAATATTATAAGAAAGTTGTTCATATCAAGACTTGAACACAAAAATAGGTATTTATAAAATGCCGTGCGACATTAATTTTTAGTTAAAAATATTTTTTATGTGATAAAACAACTTATATTTGTAACATATTTTATTACAGTATGCTTTCAGGTAAATTTGCCATAACGATTCACATTCTTACTTTGCTCACTAAATTCCCAAATGATTATTTATCATCAGAATTTATTGCAGGAAGTATTAATTTGAATCCTGTTTTGGTTCG
It contains:
- a CDS encoding SIR2 family NAD-dependent protein deacylase: MKKKLVVLTGAGISAESGIKTFRDSDGLWEGHDVMEVATPEGWRKNQELVLDFYNKRRQQLKEVEPNLGHKILAELEQDFDVHIITQNVDDLHERAGSTKVLHLHGELLKVRSTKNRNLILDWKDDLYTGDFDEDGHQLRPHIVWFGEEVPALEEAIAITETADYFAVIGTSLQVYPAAGLISYTYSITPVFYIDPKPIAIPNIRNKVEVIAKVASEGVAELRERLKSNSNFADLH
- a CDS encoding aspartyl/asparaginyl beta-hydroxylase domain-containing protein, with product MNPSSSKLPISFSIDKLQKELAICEDNLWTPHFNTNRYEGNWTSVSLRSQSGLINDITSFANAEYKNTDLLDRCPYFKEIMDWFECEKEAVRLLRLGGGSEIKEHVDNDTSYEDGFFRIHIPIITNPEVFFYVDKKLVPMKMGECWYANFQLPHSVANKSTEPRIHLTLDCIRNDWSDKLFAEMGFDINYTHQEAPYSDEMKQQIIAELSLNPSEAGAKIIANLLAE
- a CDS encoding peroxiredoxin, with translation MSTLRLGDIAPDFQAETTQGPISFHEWLGDSWGVLFSHPADFTPVCTTELGTVANYLPEFTKRDTKVIALSVDGLESHKEWIKDINETQNTEVNFPIIADEDKKIATLYDMLHPNASEKFTVRSVFVIGPDKKIKLTLTYPASTGRNFEELLRVIDSLQLTANYSVATPANWKDGEDVVITPAVPDSDIAAKFPKGHTPIKPYLRMTPQPNK
- a CDS encoding AEC family transporter; amino-acid sequence: MNNFLIIFFFLFLGLLLQNVKRFPTHIYKNINKIVIYLCLPAITLYHIPKIKWSNELLFPIGAGWISFLLAFLFFHFLGRRLGWSNKLIGCLVLTAGLSNSSFLGYPIVEALFGKKGLETAVLVDQPGTFVVVSTLGVFVAAFYSKGSPDALSIFKKIILFPPFLTFVVACLLNVFQYALDLNVQSVLLKLGSLVTPLALFSVGLQLSFDRKSRHWKFLQLGLFFRLIVTPLIIFVLYVFVFNQHSEAIKITIIEIAMAPMITGAILASTYGLKPKLSSMMIGFGIPISFVTLAIWYFVVQFI
- a CDS encoding cation:proton antiporter codes for the protein MIALNAAAEATHHLRPLISDLGLILITAGIAVLLFKKMKQPLVLGYLIAGFLAGNHFDFFPSITEMKSVEVWAEIGVIILLFSLGLEFSFKKLMKVGGTASITAITQIITMVIIGYFVGQWMGWGSMDSIFLGVIISISSTTIILKTFDELGVKAQKFAGIVIGSLIVQDIVAILMMVLLSTIAVSQQFSGSELMMSVLKLIFFLTAWFVGGIFFIPTILKKTKHLLTDEMLLIISLALCLMMVSFAANVGFSPALGAFIMGSIIAETTQAEHIEHLIKPVKDLFGAIFFVSVGMLIDPEMLYTHALPVAILTVVTIIGQSVSSTIGALLAGQPLKQSVQTGMSLSQIGEFSFIIATLGMTLNVTSSFLYPIVVAVSAVTTFTTPFMVKYAVPFSNFLERKMPKKWIKNINRYSVNAQAIKAVSTWQKVLKAYILQIVVHTIIIAAVILLSSKFVAPLVADTRFGNTLAALITLVIIAPFLWALSLRRVAVEEVELLWEERKYRGALLMLILIRMSLGLFFIGFLLNIFFSPLVAFVALIIAIVVYQIFPKKLNEQYHRIESHFLKNLNDRENKKIDRRYANLMPWDGHMSFFDIGKESNLAGKTLQELRIREQMGINIAYIKRGEVTIPIPTKTERLFPGDEICVIGTDAQVTEFNKYLNQNETEAAKAVEESQIVLRQLEVSDEEFIQKSIGQFRTKTNGMVVGIERNGNRILNPESHLTLEKNDILWVVGDKKRMNELIRK
- the purB gene encoding adenylosuccinate lyase: MTTLNELNAISPIDGRYRSKTLSLASFFSEEALIKYRVLVEIEYFIALCEVPLPQLADVNPNLFESLRNIYKNFSTQDALWIKETEKVTNHDVKAVEYFIKDAFEKLGLSQYKEFIHFGLTSQDINNTAIPLSTKEAFEQVYMPSLITLISKLKELSVEWKDIPMLARTHGQPASPTRLGKEILVFVERLEEQMRLLFNIPFAAKFGGATGNYNAHHVAYPQIDWKQFGSKFVETDLGLHHSFPTTQIEHYDHFAAFFDALKRINNIVIDLDRDIWTYVSMDYFKQKIKAGEIGSSAMPHKVNPIDFENSEGNLGIANAIFEHLAAKLPVSRLQRDLTDSTVLRNIGVPIGHTIIAFEASLKGLNKLLLNEAKFAEDLEKNWAVVAEAIQTILRREAYPNPYEALKGLTRTNEAIDKNAIHNFIATLEVSDAVRAELMQITPANYTGI